The Haloplanus sp. CK5-1 genome segment GCGCGAACCGCGTGTTCCTCGTCGGCACGCTGACCGAGAAGGAGGACGTCGGCGAGGACGACGAGTACTGGCGGGGCCGCATCGTCGACCCTACGGGGACCTTCTTCGTCTACGCCGGGCAGTACCAACCGGACGCGGCGTCGACGCTCCGGGACCTCGAACCGCCCGCGTACGTCTCCGTCGTCGGCAAGCCCCGAACCTACGAGACGGACGACGGCAGCGTCAACGTCTCCGTGCGGCCGGAGTCGATCACGGCCGTCGACGCCACCACGCGGGACCGCTGGGTCGTCGAGGCGGCGACCCGGACGCTCGAACGCGTCGCCGCGTTCGACGACGAGGGCAACGAGTACGCCCGCATGGCCCGCGAGGAGTACGATCTCTCGGTCGACGACTACCGCGAGACGGCACTCGCCGCGCTCGAAGGCCTCGACGAGACGGACGAACTCGGCGGCGACGCCACGCCGGCCGAGACCTGACACCCCGGCCCGGTTCGACCGGCGTGTTCGTCGTCCCCACTCCCCGTCATTCCAGCGTCTGACAAACCGTTAAGTGAGTCGGGCCACGATGCCGTGGTGACAATGGGCAACAAAAACAAAACCATCTCGTTTCGCGTCAACGAGGACGCGTTCGAGACGCTCCGTGAAATCGCCGAAGAGCGTGATCTCTCCCTCTCGGCGGTGTTTCGCGACTACGTCGACATGCTCGTTGCCCACGACGGACAGGTCCAAGTCGTCCCCGAACACGAACTCGAAGGCGGTTCGGGCGACGGCACCAGTTTCCCGCCGAAGGTGGAGGTGCCAAAGAGCTTCGTCCGGGAGCACGAACGCCTCGAACTTGAAGCCGAGCATCTGCGCGAACAACTCGACGAGCACAAGCGCTACGTCAACCACCTGCGGGAACAGTTGGAGGAGGGCGGCGAGGACGTCATCCAACTCGAGGACCTCGACGGCGGCGAGTCGGACGAACCGTCTTTCAGACTAGGCTGACAGCGTTCGGCGCGCCTCGGCGGCGCGCCGCTCCATCTCGTCGTCCCCTTCGACGGCGGCCAGCGACTCGACCGCTTCAAGCCGTCGCACCGCTCGATCCAGAAAGGAGAGTACGTCGCCCGGGTAGGCGTACAGCATGTACTCGTCGGTCATCACGTCGACGATGGCGTCGGGGCCCATCCCCTGTGCCCGGAGGTCGAGCAGATAGCGGATGAACTGGCGTTCGGGGTAGCCGGTGTAGATGTCGTCGGCATCCGCACAGTCGAGGAAGTCGCCGGCAAAATCCAGCAGTCGGTCCCGGGTGGCGTCGTCGAGTTTGGCGAGGCCGTCGCCGCTGTAGAGTACCTCCATCGTCGCCCCCTTGAACGCGCCCTTGGGGATGGACGTGTCCAACTGGGAGACGATCTGGCGGTGGTTCTTCAGGTAGATCTTGTCGGTGATGGCCACTGGCGGCGGGTAGGCCGCCCCGAGACTAAAACGTCCCGACTCGACCGTGTGCCCCCTCTCCACACCGGTCGCGAGTCGTAACCTACTTCACTCACACCGCAGTACCGTGAGTCGTGTCCGGGTTAGGGTAGTGGTTATCCTTCAGCCTTGTGGAGGCTGAGACGCGGGTTCGATTCTCGCACCCGGACTTGATTTTTCGGTTCTCACCATCCTCTACCATCGGTTTTCGCTGTCGCCAATGGAGTGAACTGAACCAATGCTCAAAGACAGCGGAGAAAGTACGAAGATACGACCCGACGCCGTATTGCGATTAGCAACCTCTCGGGACAAATACAAATCAGGGGTGAACGCATGAGCCTTCCCGACGACGTTCCCCTCGTAATCAATCCTGACCGCGAGTACCTCAATGCTCGCCAACTGGAAGACTACAGACAACACCGTGAAAACGTGCTTGAATGGCTGTATGCCAAAGGAAAGAACCCCGACCGACAGGAAGGCTACAGTCATGCTGTGACGCGTAATATGGCGTACCGCGTTAGCAAAATCTATCGCTGGTTGTGGGAGCGCAAAGGTCGTTACACGACGAACCTTTCCCACGACCACGCCGACGCCTACATTAGAGAACTCGCCGGAAAAGATTGGAAAAACTCGAACAAGGCACAGTACGTCAAAGCACTCAAGCGGCTATTCAAGTGGAAACGTCATGAGCGCAATAGCGACCAATGGGAACCAGAGATTACATTCCATCCGTCGTCAGAAGAATATCAACCACAGGATTTCTTCACTCTTAAAGAGCGAAAGCGACTCCGTGAGGCGTCCTTAGAATACGGGTCTGTCCCCGCCTACGGGAATCTTAGTCCCGAGGAACGGAGTCGATGGAAAGCGTATCTCGCACAACGCTTCGAGAAGCCGAAAGACGAGGTGAAGCCCGATGATTGGGGACGAGCAAATTCGTGGAAGATTCCCTCACTTGTGGCGGTTAGTCTTGACGCTGGGTTTCGTCCTATCGAGGTGGAACGGACGACCGTCTCGTGGGTCGACACGCAAAATGCGGTGTTGCGAATCCCGAAAGACGAATCCTCGAAGAACCGCGAGAACTGGACAGTCAGTATCCGAAACCAGACAGCCCGTGCGCTGGCGAACTGGATACAGGAACGAGAGAACTACGCGAAGTACGATGATACCGACACCCTATGGCTCACTCGGCGTGAAAATCCGTATCAGTCCGAGAGTCTGAACTACATCCTGAAGCGCCTTTGCGAAGAGGCTAACATCGACACGGCCAATCGCTCGCTGTCGTGGTATTCGATTAGACACTCTACCGGAACTTACCTAACCCACTTCGAGGATTTAGGTGCCGCGAAGGCCCAACTACGCCACAAGTCGGAACGGACGACCATCAAGTACGATAACGCGCCGCTTGAAGAACGCCGGGACGCCCTTGATAAGATGGGGTGATACGCTCACCTGAACGTTTTACCCCGCTCGTTCGTACCCCGTCATGTGAGTTTCAATTCCACGTGGCACAATCTACTCGATAACGTCGAAGAACTCCCGTCAGACGCAACTCTCGTCACCCCACTTTCGCGGAAGGTGTTTCGCGTCACCGACGTACAGGAACACCGAGTTCTGATTCAGTATCGGGACGACGATGAAACGATTCCACTTCAGAAAGAGCAATTCGAGACGCTATATCGTCGTATCCAAGACGCACATGGTGAGTTTGACCTTGACCGTCTTCCTATGGACGCCGAACCTTACGCGACTGTGCTATCCTTACATCCGCGTTTCGAGGTGGACGACCGTGAGGGGACGCTGACAGAGAGCGACCAGTCTACCGGCTCGCCGTTGGTGGAAGCCCAAGGAGATACTGACGACGCCGACGAAGAGCGTGAAGAGCCGGACGTGGACGTTTATGCCGACTCTCTTTTGCTTATCGACGCCCTCGAACGCCATGATGTGACCACGCTTGAAGACGTAGAGACGCCGGGGCTGGTTAACCTCTATACATTGCTATCGGATGTTCAGCGGAATGCAAACGACCTACGGAAGGACATTCGGAGTGTCTTGCTTGACCGGCTTCACCACCACCGGCCTATATCCGGCCAGTTCGGTTCTGTCCAACGGACGAGTCGTCGGAATCGGTCGCTGAAAGACGACGAGATAGTGTTGAACACGTTTGAGGCCGCCGGGATTGAACGTGAACGGCTGACAACCGTCGATTCGGGGAAAGTGGATGAAGCGCTTGATGTGACCGAGATTTCCGAGACAGACGTGTACGACGTATCGAAGAGCGAGTACGTTCGGAAGGCCGACGTTGACGAAGAGGAGAAAGAGACGCGCCTTCAGGGACTCAAAGACCAACTCGCGGCCACCGAAGGCGAGGAAGGCGACGAACTCCGCGAAGAGATTGAGGAACTGGAAGACAGAATCAACGAACTGACCGAGTTCCGTTCGGGTCGGTCGTTCCACGAATCCGCTACTGGCGGATAGGTATCCTCACCGGAGATGTTCGAGAATTTGCAAAATCCGAAAGCCGAGTTCCCCGTAGTCCTTCTCCGTTTCCCCCGCTTTCTCTCGTAGCGCTTCTATTCGCCCGGTGTATGCCTTGTTAATCACCAGTTCGAGTTCCGCCCCGGTTTCTCGTTCAAACTGGTCGGCCATATCGTACAGTCCGCTCAATAGATATTTCTCGTCTCGATTTCCCGGTACCACTGGACTCCATAACTCGAAAACGTAGGAGTCAGCGGAATCGAATAAGTCCAGAACATACTCTCTATCCGCGTTGAATTTCCGCCAAAGACGCTCAATTGTATACTGGTAGCCGTCGTTTCCATATTCAGCCCATCGGTCAGTATCGGTTGTTCCAGAGTAGAGCAATCCGTCGATGTGAGTTACAACTTCGCAAGTGTAGACGACTTGTTTTCCCTCGTCTGTGTTGTCCACACCGATTACGTCAATTTCTATTTGATTGCCTTCTTCGTTGGAACGCTGATTGT includes the following:
- a CDS encoding site-specific integrase, whose product is MSLPDDVPLVINPDREYLNARQLEDYRQHRENVLEWLYAKGKNPDRQEGYSHAVTRNMAYRVSKIYRWLWERKGRYTTNLSHDHADAYIRELAGKDWKNSNKAQYVKALKRLFKWKRHERNSDQWEPEITFHPSSEEYQPQDFFTLKERKRLREASLEYGSVPAYGNLSPEERSRWKAYLAQRFEKPKDEVKPDDWGRANSWKIPSLVAVSLDAGFRPIEVERTTVSWVDTQNAVLRIPKDESSKNRENWTVSIRNQTARALANWIQERENYAKYDDTDTLWLTRRENPYQSESLNYILKRLCEEANIDTANRSLSWYSIRHSTGTYLTHFEDLGAAKAQLRHKSERTTIKYDNAPLEERRDALDKMG
- a CDS encoding RPA family protein; translated protein: MSQAPTREVARRVFAREFNDASHTFKESDDERAPVYLLLPTGERANRVFLVGTLTEKEDVGEDDEYWRGRIVDPTGTFFVYAGQYQPDAASTLRDLEPPAYVSVVGKPRTYETDDGSVNVSVRPESITAVDATTRDRWVVEAATRTLERVAAFDDEGNEYARMAREEYDLSVDDYRETALAALEGLDETDELGGDATPAET
- a CDS encoding ribbon-helix-helix protein, CopG family, producing MGNKNKTISFRVNEDAFETLREIAEERDLSLSAVFRDYVDMLVAHDGQVQVVPEHELEGGSGDGTSFPPKVEVPKSFVREHERLELEAEHLREQLDEHKRYVNHLREQLEEGGEDVIQLEDLDGGESDEPSFRLG
- a CDS encoding DUF5814 domain-containing protein, whose product is MAITDKIYLKNHRQIVSQLDTSIPKGAFKGATMEVLYSGDGLAKLDDATRDRLLDFAGDFLDCADADDIYTGYPERQFIRYLLDLRAQGMGPDAIVDVMTDEYMLYAYPGDVLSFLDRAVRRLEAVESLAAVEGDDEMERRAAEARRTLSA